The following coding sequences are from one Plasmodium gaboni strain SY75 chromosome 10, whole genome shotgun sequence window:
- a CDS encoding hypothetical protein (conserved Plasmodium protein, unknown function~transcript variant 1; alternatively spliced) yields the protein MLSRILLWNRNSCCITFIPMRAPAKKKKTQDKKKKEVVNDKDKLLETRYLPYIPPAYVVDTVSFFKDKSKLDYLLALIFSPKNPTDTYEDRVEYQKRFEIYELLRKKEENKYQKHLEKMKEKVFESIKNLPQELYDESIKNGELLDNADILFGLKYENSLLKNMNNYKKKLLHAYKILIYLRYPFYLVKKKNPMLFYISESKAISRQKQINSQKKKLKKK from the exons atgttatcACGAATTCTATTATGGAACAGAAATTCGTGTTGTATAACATTTATACCTATGAGGGCTCCAGctaaaaagaaaaaaacacaggacaaaaaaaaaaaagaagt TGTTAATGATAAAGATAAGTTATTAGAAACTCGATATTTGCCTTATATTCCTCCAGCGTATGTTGTTGATACTGTATCATTTTTCAAAGACAAAAGTAAATTAGATTATTTATTAGCTTTAATCTTCAGTCCAAAAAATCCAACTGATACTTATGAAGATAGGGTAGAATATCAGAAGAGGtttgaaatatatgaaCTTTTGAGAAAA aaagaagaaaataaatatcaGAAACATTTggaaaaaatgaaagaaaaGGTGTTCGAATCTATTAAAAATTTGCCGCAAGAATTATATGATGaaagtataaaaaatggAGAATTATTGGATAATGctgatatattatttggtttaaaatatgaaaatagcttacttaaaaatatgaataattataaaaagaagTTGTTACATGCctataaaattttaatttatttaagatatcctttttatttagtaaagaaaaaaaatcCCATGCTATTTTATATAAGCGAAAGTAAGGCAATAAGTAGacaaaaacaaattaattctcagaagaaaaaattaaaaaaaaaatag
- a CDS encoding hypothetical protein (conserved Plasmodium protein, unknown function~transcript variant 2; alternatively spliced), which produces MLSRILLWNRNSCCITFIPMRAPAKKKKTQDKKKKEVVNDKDKLLETRYLPYIPPAYVVDTVSFFKDKSKLDYLLALIFSPKNPTDTYEDRVEYQKRFEIYELLRKVKENKYQKHLEKMKEKVFESIKNLPQELYDESIKNGELLDNADILFGLKYENSLLKNMNNYKKKLLHAYKILIYLRYPFYLVKKKNPMLFYISESKAISRQKQINSQKKKLKKK; this is translated from the exons atgttatcACGAATTCTATTATGGAACAGAAATTCGTGTTGTATAACATTTATACCTATGAGGGCTCCAGctaaaaagaaaaaaacacaggacaaaaaaaaaaaagaagt TGTTAATGATAAAGATAAGTTATTAGAAACTCGATATTTGCCTTATATTCCTCCAGCGTATGTTGTTGATACTGTATCATTTTTCAAAGACAAAAGTAAATTAGATTATTTATTAGCTTTAATCTTCAGTCCAAAAAATCCAACTGATACTTATGAAGATAGGGTAGAATATCAGAAGAGGtttgaaatatatgaaCTTTTGAGAAAAGTAA aagaaaataaatatcaGAAACATTTggaaaaaatgaaagaaaaGGTGTTCGAATCTATTAAAAATTTGCCGCAAGAATTATATGATGaaagtataaaaaatggAGAATTATTGGATAATGctgatatattatttggtttaaaatatgaaaatagcttacttaaaaatatgaataattataaaaagaagTTGTTACATGCctataaaattttaatttatttaagatatcctttttatttagtaaagaaaaaaaatcCCATGCTATTTTATATAAGCGAAAGTAAGGCAATAAGTAGacaaaaacaaattaattctcagaagaaaaaattaaaaaaaaaatag
- a CDS encoding putative phosducin-like protein, translating to MIPKNKLSDICTTLTLEKAKEDIEKECKLVEKQKQKHDDEKDEGLRIDGNEEKNVDENSDEEEIRKWREKRLMEFKKKRELKRDGVYTEVCEKDFLPSVLKNHNVICHFYDNSFKRCDILHSHLIKLANKHLATKFIKMEAKNCLFFMNKLNIKVLPSLCLFIDGVLIQTSVGFEDFGNNDNFKTKDLEMFLYKKKVINNLECSDSDEDF from the exons atgatacCCAAAAATAAATTGAGCGATATATGTACAACACTCACAtta GAAAAAGCTAAAGAAGATATAGAAAAAGAGTGTAAATTGGTtgaaaaacaaaaacaaaaacatGATGACGAAAAAGATGAAGGACTGAGGATTGATGGAAATGAAGAAAAGAATG TAGACGAAAATAGTGACGAAGAAGAAATTAGAAAATGGAGAGAAAAAAGACTTATGGAGTTtaaa aaaaaaagagaaTTAAAAAGAGATGGAGTTTATACAGAAGTCTGTGAAAAGGACTTTTTACCTTCAGTTCTTAAGAATCATAATGTA atttgtcatttttatgataaCAGTTTTAAAAGATGTGACATTTTACACTCTCATTTAATCAAATTAGCTAATAAACATTTAGCTACTAAATTTATCAA AATGGAAGCAAAAAACTGTCTgttttttatgaataaattaaatattaaagtTTTACCAAGTTTATGCTTATTTATTGATGGAGTGTTGATACAAACTTCTGTGGGGTTCGAAGATTTTGgaa ATAATGATAACTTTAAAACAAAAGATTTAGAAATGTTTTTATACAAAAAGAAagttataaataatttg GAATGCAGTGATAGTGATGAAgatttttaa